The following coding sequences lie in one Jonesia denitrificans DSM 20603 genomic window:
- a CDS encoding polyphosphate polymerase domain-containing protein, which yields MTRVVNQLADSLVPISLAEVIERAALLTRTDRKYIVPHALVPPLTQLWDRQGMRVVDVNNNRCVSYESVYFDTPTNDSYERTLTRRRHRYKVRTRTYADSGDTFLEVKTRDGRGATVKDRIPHASRTHLDPDSCAFIRSVLAARGVTRPPRQLAPVVFSTYQRTTVTDLTMRVTLDTELTWHHPNGCRYDAGDIVILETKTPGHPSATDRWLWQHGVRPTTISKFATGRAALDPTLPAHRWNRALTRTFADAPRFSSATALGRSA from the coding sequence ATGACTCGAGTTGTGAACCAGCTTGCCGATTCTTTGGTTCCTATTTCTCTTGCAGAGGTCATTGAACGTGCTGCGCTGCTGACTCGCACTGATCGCAAGTACATTGTTCCGCATGCTCTTGTCCCGCCGCTGACTCAACTCTGGGACCGTCAGGGGATGCGGGTTGTTGATGTCAACAACAATCGTTGCGTTTCCTACGAGTCGGTGTACTTTGACACGCCCACGAATGACTCCTATGAACGCACTCTGACCAGGCGTCGTCACCGCTACAAGGTACGGACGCGAACCTACGCTGACAGCGGTGACACGTTCCTGGAAGTCAAGACGCGCGATGGCCGTGGCGCCACCGTCAAAGACCGGATCCCTCATGCTTCCCGCACACACCTCGACCCTGATTCGTGTGCGTTCATCCGTTCTGTTCTGGCAGCTCGTGGGGTGACTCGACCGCCGCGTCAGCTAGCCCCCGTGGTGTTCTCGACTTACCAACGCACCACAGTAACTGATTTGACGATGCGCGTGACGCTGGACACCGAACTCACCTGGCATCACCCCAATGGATGTCGCTACGACGCTGGGGACATTGTCATTCTTGAAACGAAAACGCCTGGTCACCCCAGTGCGACTGACCGTTGGTTGTGGCAGCACGGAGTGCGCCCTACCACGATCTCGAAATTTGCTACTGGGCGAGCTGCGCTTGACCCAACGCTTCCAGCACACCGCTGGAATCGTGCTCTGACCCGTACTTTTGCCGATGCGCCACGGTTTTCTAGCGCCACCGCCTTGGGGAGATCAGCATGA